In Actinomyces radicidentis, one genomic interval encodes:
- a CDS encoding SprT-like domain-containing protein, translating to MNLPDVLDLARTLMVEHGVGDWGLGLDRARRRAGQTDHTRHRITLSRHLMALYDEAEVRETVLHEIAHARVGAAHGHDAVWAAEARRLGSNGRRLIAAEAPRVEGRWTGTCPAGHTVNRVRRPATPLSCSRCARRFSLDHLLTWTRDGVAMGPEEIGPRYAATLRRARREAARRR from the coding sequence ATGAACCTGCCCGACGTCCTCGACCTGGCGCGCACCCTCATGGTCGAGCACGGCGTCGGGGACTGGGGGCTCGGTCTGGACCGGGCGCGCCGCCGCGCGGGCCAGACCGACCACACCCGTCACCGGATCACGCTGTCCCGCCACCTCATGGCCCTCTACGACGAGGCCGAGGTCCGCGAGACCGTCCTCCACGAGATCGCCCACGCCCGCGTCGGCGCCGCCCACGGCCACGACGCCGTGTGGGCCGCCGAGGCCAGGCGCCTCGGCTCCAACGGTCGGCGTCTCATCGCGGCGGAGGCGCCGCGCGTCGAGGGCCGGTGGACGGGCACCTGCCCGGCGGGGCACACGGTCAACCGGGTGCGGCGCCCGGCCACGCCCCTGTCCTGCTCGCGGTGCGCGCGGCGCTTCAGCCTCGACCACCTGCTCACGTGGACGCGCGACGGCGTCGCGATGGGCCCCGAGGAGATCGGCCCGCGCTACGCGGCGACGCTGCGCCGGGCGCGGCGCGAGGCGGCCCGGCGCCGTTGA
- a CDS encoding PfkB family carbohydrate kinase produces MGRVIVVGSINQDVTVQVDRLPERGETLTGRSVTHRLGGKGANQAAAAAHGGAETLFVGAVGGDASGAALREELASHGVDVSHLADADTTTGTAFITVSADGENTIVLEVGANGLVGGDALDAVEGLGAGDVLVLQGEVPPAANAAAVAAAKAAGARVVLNLAPVYDVADEVLADVDVLVVNETEAGLTAGAPAPAGPQEALDLAATLIGRGPAAVLITLGKQGSVWTDGDESGAVPAIDLGPVVDTTGAGDASVGVLAAALAAGYPLGEAVGAGMRAGSTAVLGAGAASSYRAIEPLEPAPAR; encoded by the coding sequence GTGGGACGCGTCATCGTCGTCGGATCGATCAACCAGGACGTCACCGTGCAGGTCGACCGCCTGCCCGAGCGGGGCGAGACCCTCACGGGGCGCTCGGTGACCCACCGCCTGGGCGGCAAGGGCGCGAACCAGGCCGCCGCCGCGGCCCACGGCGGGGCCGAGACCCTCTTCGTGGGTGCGGTCGGCGGGGACGCCTCCGGGGCCGCGCTGCGCGAGGAGCTCGCCTCCCACGGGGTGGACGTCTCCCACCTGGCCGATGCCGACACCACGACCGGCACGGCCTTCATCACGGTCTCCGCGGACGGGGAGAACACGATCGTGCTCGAGGTGGGCGCCAACGGCCTGGTCGGCGGGGACGCGCTCGACGCCGTCGAGGGCCTCGGCGCCGGGGACGTGCTCGTCCTGCAGGGCGAGGTCCCTCCGGCCGCCAACGCCGCCGCCGTCGCCGCGGCCAAGGCCGCAGGCGCTCGCGTCGTGCTCAACCTGGCGCCCGTCTACGACGTCGCGGACGAGGTCCTCGCCGACGTCGACGTCCTCGTCGTCAACGAGACCGAGGCCGGCCTGACCGCCGGTGCGCCCGCTCCCGCGGGCCCTCAGGAGGCGCTGGACCTCGCCGCGACCCTCATCGGGCGCGGGCCCGCCGCCGTGCTCATCACCCTGGGCAAGCAGGGATCCGTGTGGACCGACGGCGACGAGTCCGGGGCCGTCCCGGCGATCGACCTCGGACCCGTGGTCGACACGACGGGTGCGGGCGACGCCTCGGTGGGCGTCCTGGCGGCGGCGCTGGCCGCGGGCTACCCGCTGGGCGAGGCGGTCGGGGCCGGCATGCGGGCCGGCTCCACCGCTGTGCTGGGCGCGGGTGCGGCCTCCTCGTACCGAGCCATCGAGCCGCTCGAGCCCGCGCCCGCCCGCTGA